From the genome of Notolabrus celidotus isolate fNotCel1 chromosome 5, fNotCel1.pri, whole genome shotgun sequence, one region includes:
- the gltpd2 gene encoding glycolipid transfer protein domain-containing protein 2: protein MGVKSKAAAAILVLLLFLGSLWLHGGLDYHWDSCFKGYNQVNKLHQLYNSSGGDGAEGLQVLEGCPGQNFQVSLLLSHLLAVPAYSSDVLMLPYLSSWDELVRFMEALGPMVGLISKEIETKTSIIRQLAALAGESPEAELAPDINSINIVSTEAGTKNDPEASQHTGAYHSVRSMIVAEMTQGVVDFQQQTDSGCRTLLRLHRALLWLKLFLEKLAETPVSGRLRSPSELCREAYQNTLSQHHTWFVRRAAELAFIALPERGFFFRLVCVQDQEELSLVLNRVVQAIGEVYDRTQNALEENGMLDLP, encoded by the exons ATGGAGGTTTGGATTACCACTGGGATTCCTGTTTCAAAGGTTATAATCAAGTAAATAAG CTCCACCAGCTGTACAACAGCAGTGGGGGCGATGGAGCTGAGGGCCTGCAGGTCCTTGAGGGATGCCCCGGTCAGAACTTCCAggtgtctctgctgctctcccaCCTGCTGGCGGTACCAGCCTACAGCTCTGACGTGCTCATGCTGCCGTATCTGTCCAGCTGGGATGAACTTGTGAG GTTCATGGAAGCTCTGGGCCCAATGGTTGGACTGATATCTAAGGAAATAGAAACTAAGACTTCCATAATCCGTCAACTTGCTGCGCTGGCTGGAGAGAGCCCTGAAGCAGAGCTGGCTCCAGATATAAACTCTATAAACATTGTGAGCACAGAGGCAGGGACTAAGAACGATCCAGAGGCCTCACAGCACACCGGTGCCTACCACTCTGTACGCTCAATGATCGTAGCAGAAATGACCCAAGGCGTGGTGGACTTTCAACAACAGACAGACTCTGGGTGTCGGACTCTCCTGCGTCTGCACCGTGCTCTGCTGTGGCTGAAGCTCTTCCTTGAGAAACTGGCTGAGACACCGGTGTCCGGGCGACTCAGGAGTCCCTCGGAGCTGTGTCGTGAGGCCTACCAGAACACTCTCTCACAACACCACACCTGGTTTGTCCGTAGAGCCGCCGAGCTGGCCTTTATCGCTCTGCCTGAGCGGGGTTTCTTTTTCAGGctggtgtgtgtgcaggacCAGGAAGAGCTGAGTTTGGTGCTAAACAGAGTGGTCCAGGCCATTGGAGAGGTTTATGACAGGACTCAGAACGCCCTAGAGGAAAATGGCATGCTGGACTTGCCATAA
- the atp1b2b gene encoding sodium/potassium-transporting ATPase subunit beta-2b isoform X1, translated as MAKDGEKSSWKDFIWNPRTREFMGRTASSWGLILLFYIVFYIFLAGLFTLTMYVMLQTLDDHKPTWQDRLSTPGMVIRPKADETFEIVYTIKKTESWDMYTQALNKFLAPYNNTVQTQKNDECTPDQYFLQEDSGDVKNNPKRSCQFNRTILEDCSGINDRYYGYQDGKPCIIIKLNRVIGMLPGKDGQAPFVTCGAKKEDSEKIGQLMYFPPNGTFNLMYYPYYGKKAQVNYSQPLVAIKFLNITTDQDVNIECKINANNIPIGSERDKFAGRVSFKLRINTGSD; from the exons ATGGCAAAGGATGGAGAAAAGAGCTCTTGGAAGGACTTTATATGGAACCCCAGGACGAGGGAGTTTATGGGCAGGACGGCGAGCAGCTGGG GTCTTATTCTTCTCTTCTATATAGTTTTCTACATCTTCCTGGCTGGCCTCTTCACACTCACCATGTACGTCATGCTGCAGACGCTGGATGACCACAAACCTACCTGGCAGGACCGTCTTTCCACACCAG GCATGGTGATTAGACCCAAAGCAGATGAGACCTTTGAGATTGTCTACACCATCAAGAAAACTGAGAGCTGGGACATGTACACTCAGGCCCTGAACAAGTTCCTGGCAC CCTACAACAACACGGTCCAGACCCAGAAAAATGACGAGTGCACCCCTGACCAGTACTTCCTGCAGGAGGACAGCGGGGATGTCAAGAACAACCCCAAGCGCTCCTGTCAGTTCAACCGCACCATCCTGGAGGACTGCTCGGGGATCAACGACCGTTACTATGGATACCAGGATGGCAAGCCATGCATCATCATCAAGTTGAATCGG GTGATTGGGATGCTTCCAGGAAAGGATGGACAGGCTCCGTTTGTCACCTGTGGTGCAAAG AAAGAAGATTCCGAAAAAATTGGACAGTTGATGTATTTCCCACCAAACGGCACTTTCAACCTCATGTACTACCCTTACTATGGCAAGAAAGCTCAG GTGAACTACTCTCAGCCACTGGTCGCCATCAAGTTCCTCAACATCACCACAGATCAAGACGTCAACATCGAGTGCAAGATCAACGCCAACAATATTCCCATCGGCAGTGAAAGGGACAAGTTTGCTGGGCGGGTGTCGTTCAAGCTGAGGATCAACACTGGGTCCGACTAG
- the atp1b2b gene encoding sodium/potassium-transporting ATPase subunit beta-2b isoform X2, whose translation MYVMLQTLDDHKPTWQDRLSTPGMVIRPKADETFEIVYTIKKTESWDMYTQALNKFLAPYNNTVQTQKNDECTPDQYFLQEDSGDVKNNPKRSCQFNRTILEDCSGINDRYYGYQDGKPCIIIKLNRVIGMLPGKDGQAPFVTCGAKKEDSEKIGQLMYFPPNGTFNLMYYPYYGKKAQVNYSQPLVAIKFLNITTDQDVNIECKINANNIPIGSERDKFAGRVSFKLRINTGSD comes from the exons ATGTACGTCATGCTGCAGACGCTGGATGACCACAAACCTACCTGGCAGGACCGTCTTTCCACACCAG GCATGGTGATTAGACCCAAAGCAGATGAGACCTTTGAGATTGTCTACACCATCAAGAAAACTGAGAGCTGGGACATGTACACTCAGGCCCTGAACAAGTTCCTGGCAC CCTACAACAACACGGTCCAGACCCAGAAAAATGACGAGTGCACCCCTGACCAGTACTTCCTGCAGGAGGACAGCGGGGATGTCAAGAACAACCCCAAGCGCTCCTGTCAGTTCAACCGCACCATCCTGGAGGACTGCTCGGGGATCAACGACCGTTACTATGGATACCAGGATGGCAAGCCATGCATCATCATCAAGTTGAATCGG GTGATTGGGATGCTTCCAGGAAAGGATGGACAGGCTCCGTTTGTCACCTGTGGTGCAAAG AAAGAAGATTCCGAAAAAATTGGACAGTTGATGTATTTCCCACCAAACGGCACTTTCAACCTCATGTACTACCCTTACTATGGCAAGAAAGCTCAG GTGAACTACTCTCAGCCACTGGTCGCCATCAAGTTCCTCAACATCACCACAGATCAAGACGTCAACATCGAGTGCAAGATCAACGCCAACAATATTCCCATCGGCAGTGAAAGGGACAAGTTTGCTGGGCGGGTGTCGTTCAAGCTGAGGATCAACACTGGGTCCGACTAG
- the LOC117813023 gene encoding neuronal tyrosine-phosphorylated phosphoinositide-3-kinase adapter 1 isoform X1, translated as MGEFEDAACDIRPFLYTMSSGSAQDVAVEHFLRDIERRSKRLHCAVIGCEEERPCSDMNLLYRKSRLDWRQRDQEGSKKSSTQNDSSATVGKVRDLASFRRHFRMGFMTMPASQDLSPHSCASAMAPRSQSCHAVGAGDTDLENGDYSDTQSQHGGRCPPAKPKRHPSTRLSSSSADGRGLPDTPPPSSSSSHSQGKHSEKKNAMKKSDSGEIGSKKVPPLKPKRSPSTQLTFEPLPPRVPGAAMSLPFQGPDGQIRIVDGDDEPVYIEMVGQVFTRDSQTATPHPVTPMATTPDSDSDQSEAIYEEMKYPLHEDRDSQRHLPPKHEKLKSSKHFHVTPSSSNSSSSLPRPSSSSPSYSKPKATVSISHSSPLPSSTSSTPVPQVLSTSPHTPRAPTPYLLQGNKSEPETNTKIPAPFPNLLQHRPPLLAFPQPAAASSGVGMQNKSSSSAKTQTSSGSTQASISSSASSSNVPSSKESSGGSSSQQDKHSRDIGPAPGLRARSHSTPLPPSSKSTSPYSHHHHHPHHRPSHYHHYRKPDRGDSPVPGKSSSQSSTQATVQTQTSSTGREGKSVSFMLKSDREREKDRDRDRDRDRDRDRDRDRDRDRDRDRDKDRDKERDRDRDRERDRDRVRDRDKEKDRERDRDRDREREKERDRERDRDRDRDRDRDRDRDRDRDRDRDSGPYSLPLEHTHSSSQSGTSSTPTPLSSSQRPHSRPHLRSHTPHGLPAYKPPSSDSPLLWTYPSGGFRRPPAYESLRGSSHTPSLQQPSSLTGVGEGTSKSNGGSGSHHSKVGFMPWDSSASLAADDGSYWPMQRKLSFSHGSRDTEKDDGRAWNGSADALLRMDKEDLCMGSRGGHSGIPVHFSSATSRALGHSESLAGVDSSPGFRALPRVGLPLPCQTFPACRNGEVGRLGRSSSAAGVRQVGGGDVQRQSSLPVREALNQLHGLAQSQVPCSPSSPSVSRQQQQLQLHQQQLQLKQQLQQLQQQHHLQLQFQQLAQLAQGQPPVGGGTTPSASQTQRDGKLLEVIERKRCLCKEIKAHRRPDKSLCKQDSMPILPSWRRTPEPRKTGTPPCQRPQAVVWDTAI; from the exons CTCCACCCAGAATGACTCGTCAGCCACTGTCGGCAAAGTTCGAGACTTGGCTTCTTTCCGTCGACACTTTCGAATGGGTTTCATGACCATGCCGGCCTCCCAGGACCTGTCCCCTCACTCCTGTGCCTCTGCCATGGCGCCGCGCTCGCAGTCCTGCCACGCTGTCGGTGCCGGTGATACGGATCTGGAGAACGGGGATTACTCCGACACCCAATCCCAACACGGCGGCCGCTGCCCCCCGGCCAAACCCAAACGTCACCCCAGCACTCGCCTCAGCTCCTCATCCGCTGACGGCAGAGGACTTCCTGACACACCGCCACCTTCCTCTTCGTCGTCCCACTCGCAGGGAAAACACTCAGAGAAGAAAAATG cCATGAAGAAGTCTGACTCTGGGGAGATTGGCTCCAAGAAGGTGCCTCCATTAAAGCCCAAAAGAAGTCCAAGCACCCAGCTGACCTTTGAACCTCTTCCTCCACGCGTGCCTGGTGCTGCTATGTCCCTGCCTTTCCAGGGCCCGGACGGTCAGATTCGTATAGTTGATGGGGACGATGAGCCAGTTTATATCGAGATGGTGGGTCAAGTGTTCACCAGAGACAGCCAGACAGCCACCCCACATCCTGTCACCCCCATGGCCACCACCCCTGACTCTGACTCGGATCAGAGTGAGGCCATTTACGAGGAAATGAAATACCCGCTGCATGAGGACAGAGACTCCCAGAGACACCTCCCTCCCAAACATGAGAAACTGAAATCCTCTAAACACTTTCATGTCACCCCTtcctcctccaacagctcctcctctctgccccgcccctcctcctcctctccatcataCTCCAAACCCAAAGCTACTGTCTCCATCTCCCATTCGTCTCCTCTGCCTTCCTCAACGTCCTCAACCCCAGTTCCGCAGGTCCTCTCCACCAGTCCACACACCCCAAGAGCTCCAACTCCCTACCTGCTGCAAGGGAATAAATCAGAGCCCGAGACCAACACAAAAATCCCTGCCCCTTTTCCCAATCTTCTCCAGCACCGCCCCCCTCTACTCGCCTtccctcagcctgcagcagcctCCAGTGGGGTTGGCATGCAAAACAAATCGTCTTCATCTGCCAAAACTCAAACGTCCAGCGGGTCAACTCAAGCCAGCATCTCCTCCTCAGCTTCCTCCTCTAATGTTCCTTCATCGAAGGAGTCGTCAGGAGGGAGTTCATCCCAGCAggacaaacacagcagagatatAGGGCCCGCCCCCGGTCTGAGAGCAAGGAGTCACTCCACGCCTTTGCCTCCCTCATCTAAATCCACCTCCCCTTActctcatcaccatcaccatccgCACCATCGACCCTCACACTACCATCACTACCGAAAGCCAGATAGAGGAGACTCACCAGTTCCAGGCAAGAGCAGCTCACAGTCGTCGACTCAGGCCACAGTCCAGACCCAGACGTCGAGTACGGGCAGGGAAGGGAAGTCAGTTAGCTTCATGTTAAAGtctgatagagagagggagaaagacagagacagggacagggacagagacagagacagggacagagacagggatagagacagagacagagacagagatagagacaAGGATCGGGACAAGGAAAGGGACAGGGAccgagatagagagagggacaggGACAGGGTTCGAGACAGGGAcaaggagaaagacagagaacgAGACCGAGACAGGGATAGAgaaagggaaaaggaaagagacagagaaagggaCAGAGACAGGGATCGGGATAGGGATCGGGATCGGGATAGGGATAGAGATAGGGATAGGGATCGGGACAGTGGTCCTTACTCTTTACCCCTGGAGCACACCCACTCTTCTTCCCAAAGCGGCACCAGCTCCACCCCTACGCCTTTATCCTCCTCCCAGCGTCCTCATTCCCGCCCTCATCTTCGCTCTCACACCCCTCACGGCCTGCCAGCATACAAGCCTCCCTCCTCAGACAGCCCCCTGCTGTGGACCTACCCATCTGGCGGCTTCCGGAGACCGCCGGCTTACGAGAGCCTGAGAGGAAGCTCTCATACGCCGTCCCTTCAACAGCCCTCGAGCCTTACTGGTGTTGGCGAGGGGACGTCTAAAAGTAACGGAGGGTCAGGGTCACATCATTCAAAAGTTGGCTTCATGCCCTGGGACAGCAGTGCTAGCTTAGCCGCAGATGATGGATCTTACTGGCCAATGCAGAGGAAACTGTCCTTCAGCCAtgggagcagagacacagaga AGGATGACGGCCGTGCGTGGAATGGCAGTGCAGATGCCCTATTAAGAATGGATAAGGAGGACCTCTGCATGGGGTCTCGAGGAGGACACTCAGGCATTCCAGTCCACTTCAGCAGTGCCACCAGCAGGGCCCTGGGTCACAGTGAGTCCCTGGCAGGTGTGGACAGCAGCCCGGGTTTCAGAGCACTCCCCAGGGTGGGTCTGCCTCTTCCCTGCCAGACTTTCCCTGCCTGTCGCAATGGAG AAGTGGGGCGGCTGGGccgctcctcctctgctgctggagtGAGACAAGTGGGTGGAGGAGACGTCCAGAGACAGAGCAGCCTACCAGTACGAGAAGCCCTGAATCAG CTGCACGGTCTGGCCCAGTCACAGGTGCCCTGCAGTCCCAGCAGCCCCAGCGTGtctcggcagcagcagcagctccagctccaccagcagcagctccagctgaagcagcagctccagcagcttcagCAACAGCACCACCTACAGTTGCAGTTCCAGCAGCTCGCCCAGCTGGCACAGGGACAGCCTCCTGTCGGCGGGGGCACCACCCCGTCTGCATCACAGACCCAGAGAGACGGCAAGCTGTTGGAAGTCATCGAGCGTAAACGCTGCCTGTGCAAAGAGATCAAAGCTCACAGGCGCCCTGACAAAAGCCTTTGCAAGCAGGACAGCATGCCCATCCTCCCGAGCTGGAGACGGACACCTGAGCCTCGCAAGACTGGCACGCCACCCTGCCAGAGGCCACAGGCTGTTGTGTGGGACACGGCTATCTGA
- the LOC117813023 gene encoding neuronal tyrosine-phosphorylated phosphoinositide-3-kinase adapter 1 isoform X2 encodes MGFMTMPASQDLSPHSCASAMAPRSQSCHAVGAGDTDLENGDYSDTQSQHGGRCPPAKPKRHPSTRLSSSSADGRGLPDTPPPSSSSSHSQGKHSEKKNAMKKSDSGEIGSKKVPPLKPKRSPSTQLTFEPLPPRVPGAAMSLPFQGPDGQIRIVDGDDEPVYIEMVGQVFTRDSQTATPHPVTPMATTPDSDSDQSEAIYEEMKYPLHEDRDSQRHLPPKHEKLKSSKHFHVTPSSSNSSSSLPRPSSSSPSYSKPKATVSISHSSPLPSSTSSTPVPQVLSTSPHTPRAPTPYLLQGNKSEPETNTKIPAPFPNLLQHRPPLLAFPQPAAASSGVGMQNKSSSSAKTQTSSGSTQASISSSASSSNVPSSKESSGGSSSQQDKHSRDIGPAPGLRARSHSTPLPPSSKSTSPYSHHHHHPHHRPSHYHHYRKPDRGDSPVPGKSSSQSSTQATVQTQTSSTGREGKSVSFMLKSDREREKDRDRDRDRDRDRDRDRDRDRDRDRDRDKDRDKERDRDRDRERDRDRVRDRDKEKDRERDRDRDREREKERDRERDRDRDRDRDRDRDRDRDRDRDRDSGPYSLPLEHTHSSSQSGTSSTPTPLSSSQRPHSRPHLRSHTPHGLPAYKPPSSDSPLLWTYPSGGFRRPPAYESLRGSSHTPSLQQPSSLTGVGEGTSKSNGGSGSHHSKVGFMPWDSSASLAADDGSYWPMQRKLSFSHGSRDTEKDDGRAWNGSADALLRMDKEDLCMGSRGGHSGIPVHFSSATSRALGHSESLAGVDSSPGFRALPRVGLPLPCQTFPACRNGEVGRLGRSSSAAGVRQVGGGDVQRQSSLPVREALNQLHGLAQSQVPCSPSSPSVSRQQQQLQLHQQQLQLKQQLQQLQQQHHLQLQFQQLAQLAQGQPPVGGGTTPSASQTQRDGKLLEVIERKRCLCKEIKAHRRPDKSLCKQDSMPILPSWRRTPEPRKTGTPPCQRPQAVVWDTAI; translated from the exons ATGGGTTTCATGACCATGCCGGCCTCCCAGGACCTGTCCCCTCACTCCTGTGCCTCTGCCATGGCGCCGCGCTCGCAGTCCTGCCACGCTGTCGGTGCCGGTGATACGGATCTGGAGAACGGGGATTACTCCGACACCCAATCCCAACACGGCGGCCGCTGCCCCCCGGCCAAACCCAAACGTCACCCCAGCACTCGCCTCAGCTCCTCATCCGCTGACGGCAGAGGACTTCCTGACACACCGCCACCTTCCTCTTCGTCGTCCCACTCGCAGGGAAAACACTCAGAGAAGAAAAATG cCATGAAGAAGTCTGACTCTGGGGAGATTGGCTCCAAGAAGGTGCCTCCATTAAAGCCCAAAAGAAGTCCAAGCACCCAGCTGACCTTTGAACCTCTTCCTCCACGCGTGCCTGGTGCTGCTATGTCCCTGCCTTTCCAGGGCCCGGACGGTCAGATTCGTATAGTTGATGGGGACGATGAGCCAGTTTATATCGAGATGGTGGGTCAAGTGTTCACCAGAGACAGCCAGACAGCCACCCCACATCCTGTCACCCCCATGGCCACCACCCCTGACTCTGACTCGGATCAGAGTGAGGCCATTTACGAGGAAATGAAATACCCGCTGCATGAGGACAGAGACTCCCAGAGACACCTCCCTCCCAAACATGAGAAACTGAAATCCTCTAAACACTTTCATGTCACCCCTtcctcctccaacagctcctcctctctgccccgcccctcctcctcctctccatcataCTCCAAACCCAAAGCTACTGTCTCCATCTCCCATTCGTCTCCTCTGCCTTCCTCAACGTCCTCAACCCCAGTTCCGCAGGTCCTCTCCACCAGTCCACACACCCCAAGAGCTCCAACTCCCTACCTGCTGCAAGGGAATAAATCAGAGCCCGAGACCAACACAAAAATCCCTGCCCCTTTTCCCAATCTTCTCCAGCACCGCCCCCCTCTACTCGCCTtccctcagcctgcagcagcctCCAGTGGGGTTGGCATGCAAAACAAATCGTCTTCATCTGCCAAAACTCAAACGTCCAGCGGGTCAACTCAAGCCAGCATCTCCTCCTCAGCTTCCTCCTCTAATGTTCCTTCATCGAAGGAGTCGTCAGGAGGGAGTTCATCCCAGCAggacaaacacagcagagatatAGGGCCCGCCCCCGGTCTGAGAGCAAGGAGTCACTCCACGCCTTTGCCTCCCTCATCTAAATCCACCTCCCCTTActctcatcaccatcaccatccgCACCATCGACCCTCACACTACCATCACTACCGAAAGCCAGATAGAGGAGACTCACCAGTTCCAGGCAAGAGCAGCTCACAGTCGTCGACTCAGGCCACAGTCCAGACCCAGACGTCGAGTACGGGCAGGGAAGGGAAGTCAGTTAGCTTCATGTTAAAGtctgatagagagagggagaaagacagagacagggacagggacagagacagagacagggacagagacagggatagagacagagacagagacagagatagagacaAGGATCGGGACAAGGAAAGGGACAGGGAccgagatagagagagggacaggGACAGGGTTCGAGACAGGGAcaaggagaaagacagagaacgAGACCGAGACAGGGATAGAgaaagggaaaaggaaagagacagagaaagggaCAGAGACAGGGATCGGGATAGGGATCGGGATCGGGATAGGGATAGAGATAGGGATAGGGATCGGGACAGTGGTCCTTACTCTTTACCCCTGGAGCACACCCACTCTTCTTCCCAAAGCGGCACCAGCTCCACCCCTACGCCTTTATCCTCCTCCCAGCGTCCTCATTCCCGCCCTCATCTTCGCTCTCACACCCCTCACGGCCTGCCAGCATACAAGCCTCCCTCCTCAGACAGCCCCCTGCTGTGGACCTACCCATCTGGCGGCTTCCGGAGACCGCCGGCTTACGAGAGCCTGAGAGGAAGCTCTCATACGCCGTCCCTTCAACAGCCCTCGAGCCTTACTGGTGTTGGCGAGGGGACGTCTAAAAGTAACGGAGGGTCAGGGTCACATCATTCAAAAGTTGGCTTCATGCCCTGGGACAGCAGTGCTAGCTTAGCCGCAGATGATGGATCTTACTGGCCAATGCAGAGGAAACTGTCCTTCAGCCAtgggagcagagacacagaga AGGATGACGGCCGTGCGTGGAATGGCAGTGCAGATGCCCTATTAAGAATGGATAAGGAGGACCTCTGCATGGGGTCTCGAGGAGGACACTCAGGCATTCCAGTCCACTTCAGCAGTGCCACCAGCAGGGCCCTGGGTCACAGTGAGTCCCTGGCAGGTGTGGACAGCAGCCCGGGTTTCAGAGCACTCCCCAGGGTGGGTCTGCCTCTTCCCTGCCAGACTTTCCCTGCCTGTCGCAATGGAG AAGTGGGGCGGCTGGGccgctcctcctctgctgctggagtGAGACAAGTGGGTGGAGGAGACGTCCAGAGACAGAGCAGCCTACCAGTACGAGAAGCCCTGAATCAG CTGCACGGTCTGGCCCAGTCACAGGTGCCCTGCAGTCCCAGCAGCCCCAGCGTGtctcggcagcagcagcagctccagctccaccagcagcagctccagctgaagcagcagctccagcagcttcagCAACAGCACCACCTACAGTTGCAGTTCCAGCAGCTCGCCCAGCTGGCACAGGGACAGCCTCCTGTCGGCGGGGGCACCACCCCGTCTGCATCACAGACCCAGAGAGACGGCAAGCTGTTGGAAGTCATCGAGCGTAAACGCTGCCTGTGCAAAGAGATCAAAGCTCACAGGCGCCCTGACAAAAGCCTTTGCAAGCAGGACAGCATGCCCATCCTCCCGAGCTGGAGACGGACACCTGAGCCTCGCAAGACTGGCACGCCACCCTGCCAGAGGCCACAGGCTGTTGTGTGGGACACGGCTATCTGA